Within the Paenibacillus sp. AN1007 genome, the region AGCCAGCTGAATGCAGCTGGCTATTCATTGCTTGATCCCTTCAGCCTTTACAGGCTGGTCGAGTTCAGTTCTTTACGTGCATCTTCTTTCGCTTCTGCGGAAGCGGCAGCTACTTCGTCAGATGCACGGGTTGCTTCCTCAGCAACGTCAGCAGACGCTTTTCTCACGGAATCCATAACCTCATTACGGCCTTGGTTTACCGTTCTTGCCAGATCGGATGTTTTGGATGACACCGTTTTGGCAAGTTCAGAAGCTTTATCTCCAACAACAGTTGCCACTTCTTTGGTACGGTCAGTTACCATGCCCACCTTCTCGGA harbors:
- a CDS encoding YtxH domain-containing protein, translated to MNKAEEQYPVQTGSTFAKGIFIGGLLGAAAALLFAPKPGRELRGDLSEKVGMVTDRTKEVATVVGDKASELAKTVSSKTSDLARTVNQGRNEVMDSVRKASADVAEEATRASDEVAAASAEAKEDARKELNSTSL